In Patescibacteria group bacterium, one genomic interval encodes:
- the ruvB gene encoding Holliday junction branch migration DNA helicase RuvB, whose amino-acid sequence MSSNHDKEPKVSLTGDTSDSRDSKEAEVPPDELFLDHTLRPQSWDGYIGQENIKRNLKILLTAAKERNHPPEHLLFYGPPGLGKTTLAHLIAIESGTQMRATSGPAIEKVGDLASILTNLSPGDILFIDEIHRLNKLIEEVLYPAMESGSLDIIIGKGPSARTIQLDLPPFTLIAATTRISLLSSPLRSRFSGGTFRLEFYTTGEVKKIINQSAHILGVSIDDEAADEIAKRSRFTPRIANYLLKRCRDFAQVHRGKLSKETVREALMLLDIDELGLNALDRKILETIITKFAGGPVGLGTISAAISEEEGTIEEVSEPYLIQLGLLERTARGRTATNRAYRHLGHDLPGERQEKLL is encoded by the coding sequence ATGTCAAGTAACCACGACAAAGAGCCCAAAGTGTCCCTGACAGGCGACACCTCCGATTCTCGGGACTCCAAAGAGGCGGAAGTGCCGCCGGATGAACTTTTTTTGGACCACACACTGCGTCCGCAGTCTTGGGATGGCTATATCGGCCAGGAAAATATCAAACGCAACCTGAAGATCCTGTTGACGGCCGCAAAAGAGCGCAACCATCCTCCCGAACACCTGTTATTTTATGGTCCACCGGGGTTAGGGAAGACGACGCTCGCCCATTTGATCGCAATAGAGAGCGGCACCCAGATGCGCGCGACGTCGGGACCGGCGATTGAAAAGGTTGGCGATCTTGCCTCCATCCTCACCAACCTCTCTCCGGGAGACATTCTCTTCATAGACGAGATCCATCGACTCAATAAGCTCATTGAGGAGGTCCTCTACCCTGCCATGGAGTCCGGCTCTCTTGATATCATCATCGGCAAAGGCCCTTCGGCGCGCACCATTCAGCTTGATCTGCCGCCGTTCACCTTGATCGCGGCCACCACGCGTATTTCTCTGCTCTCTTCTCCGCTTCGCTCCCGTTTCTCGGGCGGAACGTTCCGTTTGGAATTCTACACAACCGGTGAGGTGAAAAAAATCATCAATCAATCGGCGCACATCTTGGGGGTCTCCATAGACGATGAAGCGGCGGATGAAATCGCAAAGCGCAGTCGCTTTACGCCGCGCATCGCAAACTACCTCTTAAAGCGATGCCGCGATTTCGCACAGGTGCATAGAGGAAAGCTCTCCAAAGAAACGGTGCGGGAAGCACTCATGCTTCTTGATATTGATGAGTTGGGACTCAATGCCCTTGATAGAAAAATACTGGAAACCATTATTACTAAATTTGCGGGCGGACCGGTAGGCCTTGGCACCATTTCAGCCGCCATATCGGAAGAGGAAGGAACGATTGAAGAAGTGAGCGAACCCTACCTTATCCAATTGGGGCTCTTGGAGCGTACGGCGCGCGGACGTACCGCCACCAACAGGGCGTACCGCCACCTTGGGCACGATCTCCCGGGAGAGCGTCAGGAAAAACTATTATAA
- a CDS encoding GspE/PulE family protein has translation MQFDDQKQQSRLDELYKREEEDLVRILAERYNVSYLDLTAVSVNTDALKLIPEATAREAGVAAFLINGKKLNLVVISPKNDKVDVILDDLKRAGYEIMLYMGSKRTLEKAWDMYKEISLSAETQGGVFDISATAVRDSISQIKDIAGLKQLLAGIANETNRYKISKILEVILGGAIAIGASDVHFEPEEKQVRLRFRLDGVLQDFTVFKNETFHFLLSRIKLLSGLKLNIKETAQDGRFSIKLETGEIEIRTSMLPGEYGESIVLRILNPENINVSFESMGIEPILFAILEKEVLKPNGMILTTGPTGSGKTTTLYAFMRKVYTPEIKIITIEDPIEYHLQGISQTQVNKAKDYTFLNGLRSALRQDPDIIMVGEIRDGETAEVAVNSALTGHLVFSTLHTNDAAGVIPRLIDLGVNPKIISSALNISLAQRLVRKLCQTCKKEDRPDPKERALIEHTIETIKQKRDIVLDPSKVWRAKTTENTCPACNGLGYKGRIGIFEAILTDRAVEDVIVTSNPSAREIKKAAIPQNILDMREDGIIKVLSGITSLDELRRVVDLEAV, from the coding sequence ATGCAATTTGACGACCAAAAGCAGCAGTCTCGCCTTGATGAACTCTATAAACGAGAGGAAGAGGACCTGGTCAGAATACTCGCCGAAAGATACAACGTCTCCTATCTTGATCTCACCGCTGTTTCAGTCAACACCGACGCATTAAAACTTATTCCTGAAGCCACTGCGCGAGAAGCGGGAGTTGCGGCGTTCCTCATAAACGGCAAAAAGTTGAATCTCGTGGTCATTTCCCCAAAGAACGATAAAGTGGATGTCATCCTTGATGATCTTAAACGAGCCGGTTACGAAATCATGCTCTATATGGGTTCAAAGAGAACTCTTGAGAAAGCGTGGGACATGTACAAAGAAATATCTCTTTCGGCCGAAACACAAGGAGGTGTTTTTGATATTTCAGCAACGGCGGTGAGAGATTCCATAAGCCAGATCAAAGATATCGCGGGATTAAAACAATTACTGGCGGGGATTGCCAATGAAACAAACAGATACAAAATATCAAAGATCCTTGAGGTCATTTTGGGCGGGGCGATTGCCATAGGCGCTTCCGACGTACACTTTGAACCTGAAGAAAAGCAGGTTCGTTTGCGATTTCGGCTGGATGGCGTTCTTCAAGACTTTACCGTATTTAAAAATGAAACATTTCATTTTTTGCTTTCCCGCATCAAACTGCTTTCCGGACTCAAGCTCAACATAAAAGAGACGGCGCAGGACGGCCGCTTTAGTATCAAACTGGAAACGGGAGAAATAGAGATCAGAACTTCAATGCTTCCCGGAGAATACGGAGAATCAATCGTGCTCCGAATCCTCAATCCGGAAAATATTAATGTTTCTTTTGAGAGTATGGGAATAGAGCCGATACTTTTTGCAATCCTTGAAAAGGAGGTCCTGAAACCGAACGGTATGATACTCACCACGGGGCCTACCGGTTCCGGCAAGACAACCACCCTCTATGCTTTCATGAGAAAGGTGTATACGCCGGAAATAAAGATCATCACCATTGAAGATCCTATTGAATATCACCTCCAGGGTATCAGTCAAACCCAGGTGAATAAAGCAAAAGATTACACGTTCTTAAATGGGTTGCGCAGCGCGTTGCGGCAAGACCCGGACATTATCATGGTCGGAGAAATTCGCGATGGAGAAACCGCGGAAGTGGCCGTAAACTCCGCGCTCACCGGACACTTGGTGTTCTCAACGCTCCACACCAACGACGCGGCTGGCGTGATACCCCGCCTCATAGACCTTGGCGTCAACCCGAAGATCATCAGCTCCGCGCTCAATATTTCTCTCGCCCAGCGCTTGGTGAGAAAATTATGCCAGACGTGCAAGAAAGAAGACCGTCCCGATCCAAAGGAGCGCGCTCTTATTGAACATACGATAGAGACGATCAAACAGAAGCGGGATATTGTTCTTGATCCTTCAAAGGTCTGGAGGGCAAAAACTACGGAAAATACCTGTCCTGCCTGCAACGGACTGGGGTATAAGGGGCGTATCGGTATATTTGAAGCGATCCTCACCGACAGAGCGGTTGAAGACGTGATCGTCACCTCAAATCCCTCCGCGCGAGAGATAAAAAAAGCCGCCATCCCTCAAAATATTCTTGATATGCGAGAAGATGGTATAATCAAGGTACTTTCCGGCATCACTTCACTTGATGAATTGCGGAGAGTGGTGGATTTGGAGGCGGTATGA